From Xenopus tropicalis strain Nigerian chromosome 3, UCB_Xtro_10.0, whole genome shotgun sequence, the proteins below share one genomic window:
- the pcdha8 gene encoding protocadherin alpha-8: MEATYLRWKYTSLSLAFCLFLLQMAWDLVLCQLHYIIPEESKHGTFVGRIAQDLGLEISEINSRVLRIVSRDEKEYFQVNLQNGILFVNNIIDREEICPETTVCIIHLEIIVDKPVHIYHVDVEIEDINDNYPVFSAKEYSIVIAESRVVESKFPLEGAVDEDVGTNSIRAYELSSNGVFAIEIKKDKHQSESVELVLKKPLDRENQPFYNLTLTAFDGGKPKLSGTTQLLITVQDSNDNAPAFQESAYEVTLLENAMKGTLVAKVIATDPDEGDNGKVTYEFSSQVPSQVRSTFTIDQETGEIRVIGEVDFEKNNYYNIRIDATDKGQNPMTGHCKILVSVIDINDNPPEMTVTSLSVPVPEDSPMGTTVAIIRIQDKDKDSGANGKVTCFIAGKVPFKLNPTLREYYALTVDGPLDREIASVYEVEIIARDGGSPVLSVAQTINVEISDVNDNAPSFAQLSDTIFITENNPPGSHVHTVSATDSDINQNSFITYSLTEGFIEGIPVSSYLSINPESGKIFALLSFDQEQIHFFQCSVKACDAGLAPLSGNLILNVFIVDVNDNAPTLFPPFSNLDFPVTEIVSRSAKIGHPVTKIRAVDADSGYNAFLSYGLKDPMEKTPFGVGQHTGEIVISRPVLESDRDEYKLFIVVKDHGDPVLSSTVTITIVLVEKIQDITVEQNQKGIEYEDGSNANIYLILAICIISVIFLLTLIVYTVIRWHQYSVELKELKQSNLGSSIAGSWTYSMQRHYRLWLNGITSKNDLIVFTPNVSQPPEHDNVSIQQGFGTGSSGQELVLASLM; this comes from the exons ATGGAAGCAACCTATTTAAGGTGGAAGTATACATCACTTAGCCttgcattttgtttatttttgctaCAAATGGCTTGGGATTTGGTTCTCTGTCAGCTCCATTACATCATTCCTGAAGAATCCAAACATGGAACCTTTGTGGGAAGaattgctcaggacctgggtctGGAAATCAGTGAAATTAATTCCAGAGTATTGAGGATTGTCTCTAGAGATGAGAAAGAATATTTCCAGGTAAATCTGCAAAACGGCATCTTGTTTGTAAATAATATCATTGACAGAGAAGAAATCTGTCCAGAGACTACTGTTTGTATTATCCATCTTGAAATAATAGTAGATAAGCCTGTTCATATATATCATGTAGATGTAGAAATTGAAGATATTAATGATAACTACCCTGTGTTTTCTGCCAAGGAGTACAGCATTGTTATAGCTGAATCAAGAGTTGTAGAATCTAAGTTTCCATTAGAGGGCGCAGTGGATGAGGATGTTGGTACAAATTCCATCAGGGCCTATGAACTCAGCTCAAATGGAGTTTTTGCTATAGAAATCAAGAAAGACAAACACCAAAGTGAGTCAGTTGAACTTGTTCTAAAGAAACCTTTGGACAGAGAGAATCAACCTTTTTATAATTTAACACTTACCGCTTTTGATGGGGGAAAACCAAAATTAAGTGGCACCACGCAGTTACTTATTACAGTTCAAGATTCCAATGACAACGCTCCAGCCTTTCAAGAGTCCGCATATGAGGTTACTTTGTTAGAAAACGCCATGAAAGGAACTTTGGTGGCCAAAGTGATTGCAACTGACCCCGACGAAGGAGATAATGGAAAAGTCACCTATGAGTTTAGCAGTCAGGTCCCATCTCAGGTAAGATCAACTTTTACGATAGATCAGGAAACTGGTGAAATAAGAGTGATAGGGGAAGTCGATTTTGAAAAGAATAATTATTATAACATTCGTATTGATGCAACAGACAAGGGACAAAACCCAATGACAGGCCACTGCAAAATTTTGGTCAGTGTTATAGATATCAATGACAACCCTCCAGAAATGACAGTAACATCCCTCTCAGTGCCCGTTCCTGAAGATTCACCAATGGGGACCACAGTAGCGATCATCAGAATACAAGATAAGGATAAGGATTCAGGCGCCAATGGGAAAGTGACCTGCTTCATAGCTGGAAAGGTACCTTTCAAGTTAAACCCGACCCTTAGGGAATACTATGCCTTGACAGTAGATGGACCTTTAGATCGTGAAATTGCCTCTGTGTATGAGGTCGAAATTATTGCAAGGGATGGGGGTTCCCCAGTACTTTCAGTTGCACAGACAATTAATGTAGAAATAAGCGATGTTAATGACAATGCTCCCTCTTTTGCTCAACTCTCAGATAccatttttattacagaaaataatccTCCAGGTTCTCATGTCCACACAGTATCAGCCACAGATTCCGATATCAACCAAAACTCCTTTATAACCTATTCACTTACAGAAGGTTTTATCGAAGGCATCCCGGTTTCTTCTTATCTTTCAATCAACCCAGAGAGTGGTAAGATCTTTGCTTTGCTCTCCTTTGATCAAGAGCAGATTCATTTCTTTCAGTGTAGTGTTAAAGCATGCGATGCCGGATTAGCTCCACTCAGTGGAAACTTGATCCTTAATGTCTTTATAGTGGATGTAAATGACAATGCGCCTACACTTTTCCCaccattttctaaccttgacttCCCAGTTACAGAAATAGTATCACGGTCGGCAAAAATAGGACACCCAGTCACTAAAATCAGGGCAGTTGATGCCGATTCTGGATACAATGCATTTCTGTCCTATGGCTTGAAAGATCCTATGGAAAAAACACCCTTTGGTGTTGGACAGCATACTGGGGAAATAGTCATTTCTCGTCCTGTTTTAGAGTCTGATCGTGATGAATATAAACTTTTCATTGTGGTGAAGGACCATGGAGATCCAGTCTTGTCTTCTACAGTGACGATCACCATTGTGTTAGTGGAAAAAATCCAAGATATTACAGTTGAACAAAACCAAAAGGGAATTGAATATGAAGATGGTTCCAAcgcaaatatttatttaatcctGGCAATATGCATTATATCTGTTATTTTTCTACTGACCCTCATTGTGTACACAGTGATTAGATGGCACCAATATTCTGTGGAGTTAAAAGAGTTAAAACAAAGCAACCTTGGCTCCAGTATAGCTGGAAGTTGGACCTATTCAATGCAGCGCCATTACAGGCTATGGCTAAATGGAATCACATCCAAAAATGATTTAATTGTGTTTACACCAAATGTCTCCCAACCGCCAGAACATGATAATGTCTCTATTCAGCAAGGATTTGGCACAGGTTCATCAGGGCAG GAACTAGTTTTAGCATCTCTCATGTAA